DNA sequence from the Bacillus pumilus genome:
AGCTTTGTATGAAGGGAAAAGCCTTCATCACCTTTCACAAAAAGAATCCTTTGATTTTAATCGGCAAATTCAAATGGTGTTTCAAGATCCGTATTCCTCCTTAAATCCGCGGCTATCTGTAAAAGATATTATGCTGGAGCCAATGGAGATTCATAACCTTTATGGGAGTCAAAAGAAAAGGGTTGCCCGGGTGAAAGAACTACTGGAAGCTGTTGGACTTAGCTATGACTTTGCCACGCGCTATCCTCATGAATTCAGCGGAGGGCAGAGGCAGAGAATCGGTATTGCAAGAGCACTCGCCTTAGCGCCGAAATTTATTGTGGCAGATGAACCAATTTCTGCACTAGATGTCTCCGTTCAAGCGCAGGTCGTGAATTTGCTGAAGAAACTGCAAAAGGAGGAAGGGCTGACATTTCTCTTTATTGCGCATGACTTGTCGATGGTCAAATATATTAGCGACCGAATCGGTGTCATGTATTTAGGTCATCTCGTCGAATTGACTAGCAGTGATACGTTATATCAAACACCGCTGCACCCCTATACACAAGCATTGCTGTCAGCGATCCCCATTCCAGATCCTGACGTGGAGGACAAGCGCAAAAGGTTCATTTTAAAGGGAGAAATTCCAAGTCCAGTGAACCCGCCAAGCGGCTGTGTATTTCGAACAAGGTGTCCTGCAGCGATGGATGTGTGTGCTGAAAAAAAGCCAACATTACAAGCAGTAGAAGAAGGGCATGATGTCGCCTGTCATTTATACGATCGGACATAAAAATAGGCAGAAAAAAAGCCAGCAAGTAGACAAACTGTTCTACACGCTGGCTTTTTTAGTGAACGAACGCCTAATCGGCAATGTGCAGCATCTAAAAGAGCCGCCAGATTTAATGATTTCTGAAAAATCCACTTCAATGACAGTGTAGCCGTGAGCGGTTAATGCAGCATTTGTTTCTTGATTGATGGGCAAACTGATCACTTTTTTCTGTCCAATGGATAAAACGTTTGGGCCGAGTGTGAATTGCTCTTGTTCGCTTATTTCAATTAGATGATAATGCATGTTGAGCAGGTGAAGATCCTCTTTTTTGAACGCTTCTGGATAAATCAATATCTCATCATGAGAGAGAATATTCATCACACAATCGAGATGCAAAATGTGAGCAGGAAGATGAATGGGAATGATGTCATGATCCGGCAGTTCTTTTTTAAGCTCATGAATAGCGGCTGGGTTTGTTCTTTTGCTCGTTCCGACAAATACGCGTCTTTGATCCACAAGCACATCGCCGCCTTCAATCGTTCCATTTGTCAGGGTAACAGTCTTCAACCCATTTCCCTGTGCCCACTCTTTTAACAATTGTTCTTCTCCTTGCCTAACTGGAGCGGCCATGCTTGAAACAAAGAGTGTATGTCCAATCGTAAACCCAATATCCCGGGTAAACACTTGTTCAGGAAAGCGGTCATTTGCAGGAAGCATAATGGGGCGTACTTGATGGTCTTTTAGGGTTTGGATCAATTGCTTATGCTGAGTAATGGCTTTCATTTGAGAAATATTTTCTCTTGCAAAATGTTTTTGGGTTTCGTTGATGATCTGTTTGATTTCCATATAGATGGGACTGCATAAAAGGACTTCTTGTAAATCGTCATATTCACTCATGCATTGCGGCATTTTGTGTATTTGTTCTGCTCTCATAGAATCCATCAAATGGCCTCCTTGTTTGTTCATAGTTCTATTATTCCTCGTTCTAGTCATAGTTGAAACATTTCCGAAAGAAAATCTCTCACAGGAGACTAAAGCAAAATGTTTAGACAAACCTAAAAGAATAGTGTTTAATAAAAGTCGTTCCGCATTCACGAAAACAGCAAGAAGGAGCTATGATGATGAGTGAAGAAAATTTTAAATACTGCAAGGAATCAAAAGTTGTCAAAACCAGCAGGGTATTCCCTCTCGATACGAATAATCACCAAACCTTATTTGGTGGAAAATTAATGAGTTATATAGATGACATTGCCTCCATCTCGGCAGCAAGGCACAGCCGATGTGAAACGGTCACGGCATCAATGGATTCAGTTGATTTTTTAGAGCCGATTGGACAAAAGGAGTCGGTATGTTTAGAGTCCTATGTCACATGGGTGGGTACGTCTTCTATGGAAGTGTTCGTCAAGGTCATCAAAGAAAACTTGATGTCTGGAGAGCGCAGACTCGCAGCGACTTCATTTCTTACCTTTGTGTCGTTAGATGACAATGGGAAGCCTAAGAAAGTCCCACAAGTCATGCCGGAAACAGAGGAAGAAATCATGCTGCATCAAACCGCAAAACAGCGGGCTGAAGAAAGAAAAAGCCGCCGAAAGCATAGCAAGGCACTGGCTGACGCACTTGGGACAGATAAACCATGGGCGTAAAAATCACCCTTTAAGCGGTGATTTTTTTCTAGAACGGTATCTTGCATGGCAAGATAGTGTGTGGTAAGATGATGCTATCTTGTGATGCAAGGTACTGGAATCGGAGGAACAAAGATGACAACATCCACACAAATGCTAAAAGGAATTTTAGAAGGCTGCCTGCTGTCGATTATTTCAGAGGGTGAGATTTATGGATATGAAATGACGAAGAAGCTCGCTCATTATGGATTTGATCAAATTAGTGAAGGCAGTATCTACCCGATTCTGCTGCGTATGCAAAAGGAACAGTTTGTGACCACTGTCACAAAAGCATCAGCAAGCGGGCCGAAAAGGAAATACTATACGCTCACACAAGCTGGAGAACAAGCGCTCACAGAGTTTATGACCCGCTGGAGTGAGCTTTCAAAAAATGTGAACTGTTTACTACAAAAAGGGAAGTGAGATTATGGTATCAAAAGAAACAAGACACATCTTACTAGAGCTGAAATTTTATCTCATATCAATGGGAAAAAATGAGGGCGAAATTGATGAGCTGATGGATGAGCTAACGACACATGCGGTTGAGGCTGAAAAAGATGGCAAAACAGGGGAGGCTGTGTTTGGCGGAGATCCGAGGGGCTATGCTGATGAACTCGCAAAAGAGCTGTCAGGAAACCATAAAGACTGGGTTCCTTTCGTCAGTGCCTTCTTAATTGGTTCACTCTTTTATATGATTTTATCAGATGCGATCAGTCAAAGCTTATCCTATTCTTGGTATGCGTTAATTGGCTATCCGCTCGTTTTAGTAGCCAATGTCATCATGATTATTGTGATGTTTAGAGCGTCTGCCTTTCAGACAGGCGGCCGGGCATTTCTTTATTTTTGGATCTTAGGAATCTTTCAACTGACTTCAATGGTCACAATCAAACTATTGGATCAAAAGCTCGGCACACCATTACTTGTGCTGACCTCAGGTCAAAGATTGGGCGTCATCCTGCTTATGCTGTTATGTATCATTGTCTTTAATGCAATCTTAAAGGCGAATGTCGTTTCATTGATACCGGTTATCTTCTTCGGACCGCAGCTCATATTCGAATGGCTTGGCTGGACATCACCAAGCGTGCTTCTCATGCAAAGTCTACTATCGGTTGTGATCGTAATAGGGCTTATGCTCATGGTCTTACGCCGGGCGAACAAGAAAAATGAAAACACGATGTAAAAAATAGAGCACATCCATCCGGTGTGCTTTTCTTTTTCTAAAAAAATGTAGAAATGGTAGCGTATTTTTCATTACAATGGGAAGAGGACAAAAATGAAAAGGGGTTCTATGCTTGGATATTTTATGGGGATATGTACTTGTTTTTGTATTGGCTGCTTTGCCTTTTTTTGAAGTGGTTGGTGTTGTTCCACTGGCCATCTTAGGTGGACTGCATCCTGTGACAACGGCTGTAATTGGATTCATCGGCAACTTTCTCACAGTCTTGCTCCTCATTGTTTTCGTAGACCGCTTCAAAGCATGGCGGTTGAGAAGAAAAGAGGACAAAAGTGATGAAAAAGGAGAAAAAAAGCAACTGCGAGCCAGAAAAATTTGGGAACGATATGGTCTCCCGGGATTAGCGCTTATTGGTCCTTTTATCATCGGCAGTCATCTAGCGGCATTTATGTGCATGAGCTTCGGGACGAAGAGAAAGCAAGTTGCGGTGTGGATGACAGTCAGTTTAATGATGTGGACGGCGCTGGCAGCTAGTTTAACCGGTGCGGGAATCCATTACTTTGCCCCAGATTCAAATGGATTGTTCGGTGATATTTTTAATCAGTAAGTGAGAGGGGGATCATAAATGAAACTTCAAACACGCACAGTGCTTGAAACAGAGCGCCTTAGACTGAGAACGATGAATGAACATGATGCACCATTTTTATATGACATGTTGTTCCAAGATGAAGAAGTAATGAAGTATTATCCTTCTTTGAAGGATGAGCAGCAGACGAAAGAGTGGATTGCATGGAATCAAAAGAATGACCGTATGTATCATACTTCTCTCTGGATCATTGAAGACAAAGAAACGAATGAACCACTTGGACAAAGCGGGATTGTTCTGCAAAACATTGAAGGACAAACAGAACTTGAAATCGGCTACATGCTAAAAAAAGCAGCGTGGGGAAATGGCTATGCTGCTGAAGCCGCAAAAGGCTGTCTCACCTATGGTTTTGAAGAAATGAAGGTCAGACGAATGGTGAGCTTAATCCGCCCAGACAATGAAGCATCGGTAAAGGTCGCTTTAAAAATGGGCATGAAAAAAGAAAAAACCATTTCAAAATGGGACCAAATCATTGATGTATACAGCATCACCCGCAACGAAGAAAACGGCTCGCTTACAAAATAAGCAGAGCCGTTTTTATTTTATATCCGCTGTTCTAGCTGAAGTAAATATTTCTTACGTTCAACCCCGCCGCCGTAGCCGCCAAGCTCACCACTTGTTTGAATGACGCGGTGGCATGGAATGATGATCGCCAATTGATTGGCACCATTTGCATTCCCTACCGCCCGGACCAAATGCGGATCGCCCAGCATCACAGCAAGATCTCGGTATGAACTTGTTTCGCCTGATGGAATGCGTGTGAGCAGGTCCCACACCTTCATTTGAAAAGGGGTGCCATGCATGGAAAGTGGTACGGTAAACTGCGTCAGTTTTTTCTCGAAATATAAGGTCAATTCCTTTACCAATTGTTGGTGGACGTTTGTTTCCCCAACTAAAATACGCGCATGATGCTTTTCTCTCATGTTCTCAATTTCCTTTTCTAGTCCCCGCCTGTCCATAAATTCCAGTAAATACACATGCGCGGCATCTGTCACGCTGATCATGCGTCCAATCGGTGTGGAAATAAAATTGGCATGGAGAATCTTAGTCTGCGCCTTTTTAGGGGGATTTCCCATGATTTTCGTAAAGGCATCATTGAAGGCACTCGAAGAATCATAGCCCAAGGCGACCTGCTGATCAATCACTTTTTTTCCATTCATAATTTCTTTAAAGGCAAGCCCCATTCGGCGTGATCTCGCATATTGAACAAAGGTCATGCCGTAGATTTCTTTGAATTTCCGTCGGGCCGTTGCAGAGTGAATCCCTAACTCGCGAAAGTCCTCTTCTTTCCAGCGTTTTTCAGGATGTGTTTCAACTGCTGAAACGAGTGTTTTGACTTCTTCTGGAATGCTGTTTGGATAGGTTAATGGAGTGCAGCGCTTGCACGGACGATACCCTGCTAACAGTGCTTCCTCTGCTGTAAAGAAAAACTCACAGTTCTCATATTTTGGTTTTCTAGCGGTACATGTGGCATGGCAGAAGATACCGGTCGTCTTAATGCCGGCGAAGAATGTGCCGTCATATTGCGGATTCTTGTCAACCAGTGCTTGATAAAATTCATGTTTCTGTACGTCGGTTATCATCATACGATCCACCTCTTGGTTTCATTATTTGGGCCGATACAACGGATGATCTATAAATGCAGCATCCTAAAGTTGAACGTTCATCACATCAATCTGAGTTCATTATACCAGCGATATGATCGTTCCTTTAACGTCTGAGCGTGTCTAACTTGGTCCTTCTTCCATATTTTTTCTGTTTTAGTTCATATACTTTAGTTGTTTCTGTTTCATTTCTTCATAAAATGTTTCAACTTCTTGTTCGTAAAGAACGGTCTCCATGTCCTTGTATTTACGCTTGATCGTCAATGTAATAAAAAATAAATGGATTGTCATATACGTTCATTTCCCTTCGGTTAGCAGCACGCAAATATCCCGCAGATCTTCTTTATCAGTTGATCTGTTTCTAACACTTAGTATACGCCGGTCCGAAACCATTTCTTTCGAAAAATGAACAAGTATATTTGAAGAGGGAGAGCAAACTGGTAGACCGGCATATCGGGGTGTGATAAGATTTTTAATACAGAATCTGCTCTAAGTCAGGTCTGTTTATCATGAATTGGTTTTCTAGGGTTCCGTGCGCTGGCGCAGTCTGGACCGAGAGAAAACACATAGGGTCTTAGAAGAGGCCATATGGACACGGAGGGATAAAAGCCCGGGAGATTTGATCAAACGATCGATTTCCAGGCTTTTTTTGTTGGTTGGAATCGTTCAGAAAGGAGAAGATCAGATGAAATGGGGAAATGTCTTTATTGCGGCCATCTTTGAAGTCGGCTGGGTGATGGGGCTGAAATATGCCCACTCGCTCATAGAATGGGGCGCAACCATCGTTTGTATTATCGTGAGCTTTTATTTACTCCTGAAAGCAACAAGTGTACTCCCAGTTGGCACACTTTATGCCGTTTTTACCGGGCTTGGGACAGCAGGAACCGTCGTCATAGGCATGGTGCTTGGTGAGCCGGTTCAGCTTGTCAAACTGCTTTTGATTGTCATGCTTTTGTGCGGTGTATTAGGACTGAAGCTGACAACAGGTGAAAAGAAGGGAGAGGCTGAATCATGAGCTGGCTTTTACTTATTGGAGCAGGCATCTTAGAAATGTTTTGTGTGACCATGATGAACCAATTCCAAAAAGACAAGCATGTCAAATGGATTTTATTCATTGCGGCTGGCTTTTCGATGTCCTTTCTGATGCTGTCTCTTGCGATGAACACGATTCCGATGGGAACGGCGTATGCCATTTGGACTGGAATCGGAGCTGCTGGAGGCGCCATCGTCGGTATGCTGTTTTACGGAGAATCGAAAGACGCAAAACGTATTTTCTTCATCGCACTGATTTTATCTGCGGCAGTAGGATTGAAAATCATTGAATAAGAAAAGGCTGGCAGATAGATGCCAGCCTTTTGTTACATCGAATGATGATTGGAATCGTTTTCATTTTTGCGGTAAAGCTGGCTAACAAGCAGAAAACACACACCAAATGTGAGAAAAGGAATGAGTCTTTCACCGGCTATAAAAAGAGAAATACCTGTGATCAGACAAATGATGCCGAGCCAAAAGCTCACTTTTCCAAACAAAGTCATACTTTTCATCTCCATCACTCCTTTTATGATAAAAGGTCTATTCACATTATATCACGATAGGTGCAGAATTGAATGAATATTCAATGAAAAATAGGGCTCTACATTGCTTTTTCTCTTTCCAGTCCAGTATAATATTTCATTAGAATGAAAACGTAAATGAGGTCATGATACATGAGAACTTTGATAACAGAGAAACTTGAATTACACAGACAAAAGCATGAGCAAAAAGGAAGATTACTTGTCAGCTGCCCGGATCAGCCTGGAATTGTATCAGCTGTCTCTTCCTTTTTATTTGAGCACGGAGCAAATATCATTGAATCCAGCCAATACACAACAGATCATGAAAGCGGCCGGTTCTTTTTAAGAATTGAATTTGATTGGAAAGACATCTCGGCAAATATGGATCAGCTGAAGCAGCAGTTTGAACCAATTGCAGCATCTTTTCAAATGACGTGGAGCATGTCGCGTGCAAGTGAGCTGAAAAAGCTGGCAATCTTTGTGTCAAAAGAGCTTCATTGTTTACATGAGCTGCTATGGGAATGGCAAAGCGGCAATTTGATGGCTGAAATTGCGGTCGTGATCAGCAATCATGAAACGGCAAAAGATACAGTAGAAGCGCTTGGAATTCCGTTCCATTTTGTGAAGGCGAACAAAGACATTCGCAAAGAAGCGGAAAAACAGCAGCTCACATTATTAGAAGAGTATGATATTGATGCCATTGTGCTTGCTAGATACATGCAAATTTTAACGCCTGGATTTATAGAACAACACCCGAACAAAATCATTAATATTCATCATTCCTTCCTGCCAGCGTTTATCGGTGCGAATCCATATAAGCGGGCATATGAGCGAGGAGTCAAATTAATTGGCGCAACCTCTCATTATGTGACCAATGATTTAGACGAAGGACCGATCATTGAACAGGATATTGAGCGTGTAGATCACCGGGATGATGCGGAAGCTTTAAAAAATATTGGCCGAACAATTGAGCGGAGTGTGCTTGCACGTGCCGTCAAATGGCATCTAGAAGATCGAATTATTGTGCATGAGAATAAAACGATTGTATTTAATTGACCGCTTGACTTTTCCTTAGCAATTGGTGATAATATAAAAAAATTAACGAGCGTTGAAAAGGAATAGTAAGCAGGAACTGATGCGTAAAGAGAGCAAATGACATGCTGAAACATTTGCCGCAGACAGCTGCTGAACCTGCCCTTTGAGCCTTAGAGGAAAAATCTAAGCGCGTGCCTGGCGTTACAGGAGTTGAGTGGAATAAGCTAGATGTATGCTTATTCAATGAAGGTGGTACCACGGAAAATCCCTTTTCGTCCTTTACATAAGGAGAAAAAGGGATTTTTTTGTGCCTAAAGGTATAGCGGAGGGAATCAATAATGAAAAAGCAAAGGATCGTCATCAAAATTGGCAGCAGTTCATTAACAGAGCAAAAAGGAGCCATTGATGAACAAAAAATGCAGGATCATGTGAAAGCGATAGCAAAGCTGAAAGAGGCTGGGCATGAAATTATTTTAATTTCATCAGGAGCCGTGGCAGCAGGGTTTGGCAGCTTAGGGTATCCATCAAGACCTGTGACCTTAAAGGGAAAACAGGCAGCAGCAGCCGTTGGTCAGGGCTTATTAATGCAGAAATATACAGAACTATTTTCACAGTTTCACATGACACCTGCACAAATGCTTTTAACCCGTAATGACTTTTCAGATCGAACAAGATATCGAAATGCTTACGCAACGATGATGGAGCTGCTAGAAAGAAAAATTTTACCGATCATTAATGAAAATGATTCTGTCTCCATTGAGGAGCTTACCTTTGGTGATAATGACATGCTGTCAGCTCTTGTCAGTGGATTAATTCATG
Encoded proteins:
- a CDS encoding ABC transporter ATP-binding protein, whose protein sequence is MAVEPLLQVNNLKKHFHLSKGRTLKALDGVSFQLKQGETFGLVGESGCGKSTLGKVLMRLYEPTDGEALYEGKSLHHLSQKESFDFNRQIQMVFQDPYSSLNPRLSVKDIMLEPMEIHNLYGSQKKRVARVKELLEAVGLSYDFATRYPHEFSGGQRQRIGIARALALAPKFIVADEPISALDVSVQAQVVNLLKKLQKEEGLTFLFIAHDLSMVKYISDRIGVMYLGHLVELTSSDTLYQTPLHPYTQALLSAIPIPDPDVEDKRKRFILKGEIPSPVNPPSGCVFRTRCPAAMDVCAEKKPTLQAVEEGHDVACHLYDRT
- a CDS encoding dimethylarginine dimethylaminohydrolase family protein; this translates as MDSMRAEQIHKMPQCMSEYDDLQEVLLCSPIYMEIKQIINETQKHFARENISQMKAITQHKQLIQTLKDHQVRPIMLPANDRFPEQVFTRDIGFTIGHTLFVSSMAAPVRQGEEQLLKEWAQGNGLKTVTLTNGTIEGGDVLVDQRRVFVGTSKRTNPAAIHELKKELPDHDIIPIHLPAHILHLDCVMNILSHDEILIYPEAFKKEDLHLLNMHYHLIEISEQEQFTLGPNVLSIGQKKVISLPINQETNAALTAHGYTVIEVDFSEIIKSGGSFRCCTLPIRRSFTKKASV
- a CDS encoding acyl-CoA thioesterase produces the protein MSEENFKYCKESKVVKTSRVFPLDTNNHQTLFGGKLMSYIDDIASISAARHSRCETVTASMDSVDFLEPIGQKESVCLESYVTWVGTSSMEVFVKVIKENLMSGERRLAATSFLTFVSLDDNGKPKKVPQVMPETEEEIMLHQTAKQRAEERKSRRKHSKALADALGTDKPWA
- a CDS encoding PadR family transcriptional regulator; the protein is MTTSTQMLKGILEGCLLSIISEGEIYGYEMTKKLAHYGFDQISEGSIYPILLRMQKEQFVTTVTKASASGPKRKYYTLTQAGEQALTEFMTRWSELSKNVNCLLQKGK
- a CDS encoding HAAS domain-containing protein — protein: MVSKETRHILLELKFYLISMGKNEGEIDELMDELTTHAVEAEKDGKTGEAVFGGDPRGYADELAKELSGNHKDWVPFVSAFLIGSLFYMILSDAISQSLSYSWYALIGYPLVLVANVIMIIVMFRASAFQTGGRAFLYFWILGIFQLTSMVTIKLLDQKLGTPLLVLTSGQRLGVILLMLLCIIVFNAILKANVVSLIPVIFFGPQLIFEWLGWTSPSVLLMQSLLSVVIVIGLMLMVLRRANKKNENTM
- a CDS encoding small multi-drug export protein, whose amino-acid sequence is MDILWGYVLVFVLAALPFFEVVGVVPLAILGGLHPVTTAVIGFIGNFLTVLLLIVFVDRFKAWRLRRKEDKSDEKGEKKQLRARKIWERYGLPGLALIGPFIIGSHLAAFMCMSFGTKRKQVAVWMTVSLMMWTALAASLTGAGIHYFAPDSNGLFGDIFNQ
- a CDS encoding GNAT family N-acetyltransferase, with translation MKLQTRTVLETERLRLRTMNEHDAPFLYDMLFQDEEVMKYYPSLKDEQQTKEWIAWNQKNDRMYHTSLWIIEDKETNEPLGQSGIVLQNIEGQTELEIGYMLKKAAWGNGYAAEAAKGCLTYGFEEMKVRRMVSLIRPDNEASVKVALKMGMKKEKTISKWDQIIDVYSITRNEENGSLTK
- a CDS encoding bifunctional transcriptional activator/DNA repair enzyme AdaA, coding for MMITDVQKHEFYQALVDKNPQYDGTFFAGIKTTGIFCHATCTARKPKYENCEFFFTAEEALLAGYRPCKRCTPLTYPNSIPEEVKTLVSAVETHPEKRWKEEDFRELGIHSATARRKFKEIYGMTFVQYARSRRMGLAFKEIMNGKKVIDQQVALGYDSSSAFNDAFTKIMGNPPKKAQTKILHANFISTPIGRMISVTDAAHVYLLEFMDRRGLEKEIENMREKHHARILVGETNVHQQLVKELTLYFEKKLTQFTVPLSMHGTPFQMKVWDLLTRIPSGETSSYRDLAVMLGDPHLVRAVGNANGANQLAIIIPCHRVIQTSGELGGYGGGVERKKYLLQLEQRI
- a CDS encoding YrzI family small protein — its product is MTIHLFFITLTIKRKYKDMETVLYEQEVETFYEEMKQKQLKYMN
- a CDS encoding DMT family transporter, producing MKWGNVFIAAIFEVGWVMGLKYAHSLIEWGATIVCIIVSFYLLLKATSVLPVGTLYAVFTGLGTAGTVVIGMVLGEPVQLVKLLLIVMLLCGVLGLKLTTGEKKGEAES
- a CDS encoding DMT family transporter, with the translated sequence MSWLLLIGAGILEMFCVTMMNQFQKDKHVKWILFIAAGFSMSFLMLSLAMNTIPMGTAYAIWTGIGAAGGAIVGMLFYGESKDAKRIFFIALILSAAVGLKIIE
- the purU gene encoding formyltetrahydrofolate deformylase; its protein translation is MRTLITEKLELHRQKHEQKGRLLVSCPDQPGIVSAVSSFLFEHGANIIESSQYTTDHESGRFFLRIEFDWKDISANMDQLKQQFEPIAASFQMTWSMSRASELKKLAIFVSKELHCLHELLWEWQSGNLMAEIAVVISNHETAKDTVEALGIPFHFVKANKDIRKEAEKQQLTLLEEYDIDAIVLARYMQILTPGFIEQHPNKIINIHHSFLPAFIGANPYKRAYERGVKLIGATSHYVTNDLDEGPIIEQDIERVDHRDDAEALKNIGRTIERSVLARAVKWHLEDRIIVHENKTIVFN